Proteins co-encoded in one Malus domestica chromosome 09, GDT2T_hap1 genomic window:
- the LOC103444293 gene encoding glycogen synthase kinase-3 homolog MsK-3: protein MASVSVVPASGLREPTGNAAGVDNLPNEMNDMKIRDDKEMEATVVNGNGTEAGHIIVTTIGGKNGQPKQTISYMAERVVGHGSFGLVFQAKCLETGETVAIKKVLQDKRYKNRELQTMRLLDHPNIVSLRHCFFSTTEKDELYLNLVLEYVPETAHRVIKHYSKMNQRMPHIYVKLYFYQICRALAYIHNTIGVCHRDIKPQNLLVNPHTHQLKICDFGSAKVLVKGEPNISYICSRYYRAPELIFGATEYTTAIDIWSAGCVLAELLLGQPLFPGESGVDQLVEIIKVLGTPTREEIKCMNPNYTEFKFPQIKAHPWHKIFHKRMPPEAVDLVSRLLQYSPNLRSTALEALAHPFFDELRDPNTRLPNGRFLPPLFNFKAHELKGVPAEMLVKLIPEHARKQCAFLVS from the exons ATGGCTTCCGTAAGCGTGGTTCCTGCTTCTGGTCTAAGAGAGCCCACTGGAAATGCAGCTGGTGTTGATAATTTGCCTAATGAGATGAATGACATGAAAATTAGGGATGACAAG GAAATGGAGGCAACTGTTGTTAATGGTAATGGAACGGAGGCAGGTCATATTATTGTGACAACTATTGGTGGAAAGAATGGCCAGCCAAAACAG ACAATCAGCTATATGGCTGAGCGTGTTGTTGGACATGGATCTTTCGGATTGGTTTTCCAG GCCAAGTGCTTAGAAACTGGTGAAACTGTTGCTATTAAAAAGGTTCTTCAAGACAAGAGGTACAAGAATCGGGAGTTGCAAACTATGCGTCTACTAGACCACCCAAACATTGTATCTCTTAGACATTGTTTCTTTTCAACTACTGAAAAAGATGAGCTATATCTTAATCTCGTACTTGAGTATGTCCCCGAGACTGCCCATAGGGTGATCAAGCACTATAGTAAGATGAACCAGAGGATGCCCCATATATACGTTAAACTTTATTTTTACCAg ATTTGTAGAGCTCTTGCTTACATTCATAATACTATTGGAGTGTGCCACAGGGACATAAAGCCGCAAAATTTGTTG GTCAATCCACATACGCACCAGCTTAAAATCTGTGACTTTGGGAGTGCAAAAGTCTTG GTTAAAGGGGAACCCAACATATCTTACATCTGTTCTAGGTACTATCGAGCACCTGAACTTATATTTGGTGCAACCGAGTATACAACAGCCATTGACATCTGGTCCGCTGGCTGTGTTCTAGCTGAACTACTGCTTGGACAG CCCCTGTTTCCTGGAGAAAGTGGAGTAGACCAGCTTGTTGAAATAATCAAG GTTTTAGGTACCCCAACGAGGGAGGAAATAAAGTGCATGAACCCTAACTACACAGAGTTTAAGTTTCCCCAAATTAAAGCTCATCCGTGGCACAAG atATTCCACAAGCGGATGCCCCCGGAAGCTGTGGATCTCGTATCAAGGCTGCTTCAGTACTCTCCAAACCTTCGAAGTACAGCT TTGGAGGCCTTAGCTCATCCCTTCTTTGACGAGTTGCGTGACCCTAACACCCGCTTGCCAAATGGACGCTTCCTTCCCCCTTTGTTCAACTTTAAGGCTCATG AACTGAAGGGAGTACCCGCAGAAATGCTTGTTAAGCTGATCCCAGAGCATGCAAGAAAACAGTGCGCCTTCCTTGTGTCGTGA